The nucleotide sequence CAAGTAATTACGTCAGTCAGTCCCTGTGTTTAATTCTGCTTAACAATAGtccaaccaaaaaaaagaagaaataacgTTTGAAAAACCCTTTAAACTAACCTTCAGTACAACGCCAGCGCCaggcatcgtcaatggcactgaaagaatccaacacaaaaaaacaaaccccaaaacaaaaatggttaGACCGTTAGAAGGAGAGTAGGTCAGTAAAAAGTATTATCCAAAAAGGATCCCAAGTCACATATATATAGGTAAACGTTTTGTGGAGAAacgggttgttgttttttttactgcagtAGCAAAGGACGACCGGCAGGGTGCGTGCTGCCACTCTGTCCACACCAAAGCCAAGATTGTTTGTGCAAGACAGACAACTCACTCCGACATCAACTCTCACTTTGTCTTTGTTCGCCGGATGGGGTCGGGGGGCAGCTGCTTTGTGGGACATGAGAAGTTACCATGGCAACTGAACAACACAATAAACTGTAGCTGTCCGAATCAAGCATCCCGTACGAATAGTTCGGGCGAATATTTGGACATCGCGAAACAAATGCTCGCTCGTCGCCTTTTCGCAAAAACAGACCAAATTAGACGGCGAGTAAATGTATTGAAGGTCACCTGGGTTCGGTTCGGACGGTGACAATGGGGCGTTTAAGGTCCCTTTTTGTCCCTCAGAGGTCATCGGGTCTCTTCGGGCGCGTCGGAACGCGGCCACGGAAGCCGACGGCGGAGTGAGCGCTCTCGTGCGGATGCGATCTCAGAAGCCCGGCGAACGTCAACGTGCAACGGTGGCGGGCGAGCGCAACATGTCTGCGGGCTCAGGCGGCCCATCGCCGGGACCCGGCGGCGGACCCGCGGGGGTCGGCCCCGGCGGCACCAACCCCCGCAAGTTCAGCGAGAAGATCGCCCTCCACACGCAACGGCAGGCACAGGAGACGGCCGCCTTCCAAGAGGTCATGATGGACATCACGTCGACGCGGGTGagcaagcgagcgagcgagcgagctagCGGCGTCAGCCGAGCGAGCCTCCCGCCAGCTGGCCGGAGTAGGCCTCGGCTGGGACTCCGGCGCCGTCCGGGCCGGCCCGACGGCTCCGGAACCCTGGTGGAGGTCTGCATGGAGAGCCCTAACCCCCCCGTCTCGTCGCCTTTTTCGGGGTTCACGCATGGATGGATTCGGCTCCGCTTCCGAGTATCGTTAGCCtagttagcatgttagctcgtACAGCGGCTAGTTGGCTTGTTTACTATTTGAGCGAGCTGTCAACCCACGCACGCCGGAAGCCAAGCGCCCCATTGGCAGCGGCTTTTGCCTCGTCTCACGCGCCTGTCCGGATCCCGAACACATTCGGCCGGCCGGCGTGGAAAACCTCCCACAAATCCGCTTTTGCTGCAAAATCTCCTCCTCGGAGGCCTCTGGTGTGTCGGGAAAGCAACGGAAGGAAGTGCGCGGTCGGACGGAGACTTGCAACGGTTTGAGATGAATGCGATCATCTCGAAAACGTTTCCCGTCTTTggcaacttttaaaaaaaaattatcattattttttagcCCAAAGGGCCAAGCACAAATGACTCACGAAACACCATGCTAGTTTTCAGCCGCAATACTTGGTCTATTCGAGAGTTGCTTGCCACTTGGGATTTTCACGACTTCTGATGAGTCCAAGTAGTAGCTTTTCTTGCCTATATTTCTTTCCTCTGATGCGGATATTTGTTTTGGGGTGTTCAGCTGCAGGCTCAGAAGCTGCGCCTGGCCCGGACTCAGGGCCCCTACTACGGCGGCTCGCTGCCCAACGTCAACCAGATCGGCCGGGGCCCCCACGAGCAGCAGGTGAGCGGCCGCGGCCGTCCGTCGGAGGTGCTCGGAAGCGCTCACAAACCCACGGGCTTTGACCGTGCCACCCGCTGTCCcctccccgccgccgccgccgcccaggTCCCCTTCCCGCCCGAGTCGGCTCGCGCCACGCGTCACCACGGCCTGGTGGAGCGCGTCCACAGGGAACGCCGCTTCGTGTCGCCCGTCGGGCCCTACCGCAACCGACAGGTACGTTCGGCGGATCCAACCCACTGCGTGCCTCGGGTGAAAGGGCCTCTATTGACCACGCCCTCTCCGTCCAGGTGGACAACGCTCCCTACAACTACTCCTACTTGTCTCCGCCCGCGGATCCCAGCTGGAGAAGGTAGCGGCCGTCACCTCCGTTAGCTACTTTGGTCGCGTTGGGAATTTGGGACTCCTCCCGTCGTATTGGGGGCTTCGCCGCCGTTGGCGAGAATGGTCGCCTTTCTCGCCGTGGCCGTGGCGCAGGCACCTCGCCCCTACTCTTTTCCACGCTCTTTGTGCCCGTGGCGTTCGTCAGGCTTTCCCATGTCGACGCCAAACGTTAACAAAGAGAGAAGGGCCTGCGTGGCAgcagccatcttggtaggggcaactTTACCACCGAGCGCGACCAGCGGACCATTGAGTTGACTCGTGACTCGCTCCATTTTCAACCGACCGTCGTCGGGACAACGAGTTGGTGTGTTCTCCTTGACCACCGATCGACTGGCCGTCAATTCTAAAAAGTTGCCTCTACCAAGATGGAGGGCTGGTTCAAAGCTTCAGTCAGCCGGGCCGGCCGGGCAAGTGCACGCGGGGTTCCACGTCCATTCCCAACGCCGCCGAAGCAGCGGAGCGCTAACCCGCTAGCCAGCCCGCCGTGCCTCTTTGAAGCCGCTTTCCCGCTGGCCGCTTTTCTAACCCGGCGGGGAGGCCCGCCCGAAGGCGCCCtcaacacgcacgcacacgtcgGCGCCCTCAACACGCTCACGCTTCCTCGTGAAAAGCGGGAGTCTCCGTCCCGCGCTTCCCTTTCTTGTCATCCTTtcgggccgccgccgccgtcggcgGCAAATAACGTCCCGTTTTGTTCTTGTGGATGGTCCAAAGGAATTGGGCCGGAATCGTCCCGGGGGCAAAAGGCCACTTGTTGCGTCTCCCGAGCACGGCGGCGCTCAGCAGGTGAAGTCCTCTTCATCTTCCGCCTCTTTTCCCGCCTTTTTTTCACCCTCCGCTCGCCGCTACGCTACTCttcacctacctacctaccaacCTTTTACTCttctgtcttctttttttatatcgTGAGCAAAGTCAATTGCTATGGCAACCCCCATCCCCCCATCCACACACTTTGAGCCATTCTCATGCCAcacttttctttcaaatttgccCCCCCGACTTTTACAGTCCCGATAAAATAGGCCTCGTTCTTTTCTGGCGGCGCCAACGTTTCGTATTGTATATTTACAAGTTCTATATCATTTATGCCAAAGATGTCAAATTTGACCAAAAAGTACCTGCATTTATTTCAATGGCCTTTCCATTTGGAAAACAAAATCCACAAACCCCTTGACTATAAACCAGTAAGAAACACAATCCTTCCAAATCAGGGGCTAAAACTGCAATCCTGGCATCCtatggggggggaaaaaaggcaaaatcaAGCGTGCAAAGACCCAAACTCCAGTAAGGAAAAGAGCCAAAAACTAACATTTAGGGCCCAAACAGTTGGGATTGGGCGTCCGGCGCCGTCGtcggcagccaaagagttaacggGGGAGTGAGCCAGCCAAGTGAGAAAAGGAAGCCTTTCTCCAGAAAAGCGGGCGCTTTGGACTTTTCCTCCTCCTTTCCATCGGTCCATGGGGTCCTCCGAGGCCCCGCCCATCTTTTTTTCGGGCGCCTTCTTTGGCTTCTTTCCTTTTGTCCggccccgcccgcccgccggccTCCCAGCAGGTAAGTTAGCGTTAGCTGACCGCAGCGGCGGCCTCGGAGACGGCGCCCGGGCGGAAAAGCCTCgcgttcgctcgctcgctcggacgagcgcagggagagagagagcgagcgaggccCCGCGCCGGGCTGACCCGCCGTCCGTGCGTTCCTGTGCGACAGGACCAACTCGGACTCGGCGCTACACACCAGCGTGATGAACCCGCCGCCCGGCGACCCCTTCGCGGCGGGAAGCCACGCCCTCGGCGGAAGACACAACGGTGAGTGCCGCCGTCTttccgccgtccgtccgtccgtctggcCGGCACGGCGGCGTGACCGCCCGCTCCGCCCTCAGTTTTCCCGTTCCCCGTCCCGCCCATCGAGGAGAACGTGATGGAAGACGGCAAGCTCCTCCCCAAAGCTTGGGACGCCAAGAAGGTGGAAGGCCGCCCGCGGGTGCCCGACGACGAGCCGTCCGTTGACCGAAGCGGCCGTTTTTGTGTCCAGTTTGCCATGATGAGCTCCAGACCAAAGTCGTGCGAAGTTCCCGGCCTCAAGTACGGCGATTTTGCCAGCCGGTACGAACacgcagccgccgccgccgttgtcGTCGTCCGTGCGGGCGGGATCATTTTACCGAACGAGCGCTCCCTCCTCCTTCCGCAGCACGTTCGTGTCGCCCGAGCAACCCTCGGTCCCCGGCCACGCCCACGTGGCGCCCCCGGCGCTCAACATCAGCGGCTCGCTGCCGGACCTTTCCAGCCTCCACTTCCCGTCGCCGCTGCCCACGCCGCTGGACCGCGACGAGCCCGCCTACCCCGGCGGCAGCGCGGGCAACCTGGCGTCCACGCTCACCCAGCTGGGCATCGACGGCGACCTGGGCATCGAGGGCCCCTTCCGCCTTCGCCACCAAGCGGGTAGGACGCCGGCCGTGTCGTGTCGTCCGTGCCGGAATAGAATGGAGTGGTGACTGGGTTTGAACGGCGGCCGGCGCCTCGACTCGGGCGGGAGGGAAGGCGGCCCCCGCCGACTCGGCCACCGTATCGGTCGGGGCCGCAAAAGGTCAATTGCAAAGAGGGCATGGCTAATTTAGTTTTGCAACGGTGGCGGCTAGCGTTTTAGTTAGAAATTCAATGGTGTCGTGCCGCCAAGTGGAAGAACGGCAACACTGCAGATACGAGCTTCTATTTTTTTCCGTCCGTCCGACACGAACCTGACGATTGGACACAAATGGACTGTTCCGTTATTTTAATGACAATATTTTCCTGGAGACCGCTTTGACCCAGTGACCAATCATGGCTTATTCCGGTCCTGGAGACCTCCTGCCatccgctctgttttccatatttccctccCCCCTCCGCTTTTGTAACGCTTGGGTTGCTTTATGACTCCCCCAGGTGCGGCGGGGTCGCTCGGGGGGGCGCCGGGCCAGCACCCGTCCCTGCAGTCGTCGCTGAGCAACCCCAACATCCGGGCGTCGCTGAGCGGGTGCGGGCGGCCCTTCGGCAACTCGCTGAGCTCGCCGTCGTCGCTGGGCTCCTCCCCCTCCCCGCACGGCCCGTCCGGCAAGCCCGCCTCCTCCTACGCGCCGTCGCCGCGAAGACGGCCGCagccctcgccgccgccgccggcggacGCCCGGCGACATCACGTCTCGCCCTTCTCGCCCGCCGTCTCGCCCGCGCTGTCCTCCATTACACAGGTAGGTCTTCTTAAATGGCACGTGGATTTTCATTCTTTGGTGTGCTTTGGTTAAAAAGAAATTGTGACCCAACTATTGGGAGGgtcaagatgattttttttgaaattgttgaCTTCAAAATTCAATAATCAggtgtcttttttcccccttcataaaaaataaacacaaagagGAAAATGACAGACAAATTATTCATATACATTTTATTGACCTGAATGGGAAAAActaatttagttttataaaACAGCATTGTAGCAAATTTGTTTCCCATcaattgacatttttccaaaatggaataaaaaaataaaaagcgacTATTTTTTCCTAGTTGAACTTAAGCAAATATA is from Stigmatopora argus isolate UIUO_Sarg chromosome 4, RoL_Sarg_1.0, whole genome shotgun sequence and encodes:
- the LOC144073006 gene encoding CREB-regulated transcription coactivator 2, producing MRSQKPGERQRATVAGERNMSAGSGGPSPGPGGGPAGVGPGGTNPRKFSEKIALHTQRQAQETAAFQEVMMDITSTRLQAQKLRLARTQGPYYGGSLPNVNQIGRGPHEQQVPFPPESARATRHHGLVERVHRERRFVSPVGPYRNRQVDNAPYNYSYLSPPADPSWRRNWAGIVPGAKGHLLRLPSTAALSRTNSDSALHTSVMNPPPGDPFAAGSHALGGRHNVFPFPVPPIEENVMEDGKLLPKAWDAKKFAMMSSRPKSCEVPGLKYGDFASRTFVSPEQPSVPGHAHVAPPALNISGSLPDLSSLHFPSPLPTPLDRDEPAYPGGSAGNLASTLTQLGIDGDLGIEGPFRLRHQAGAAGSLGGAPGQHPSLQSSLSNPNIRASLSGCGRPFGNSLSSPSSLGSSPSPHGPSGKPASSYAPSPRRRPQPSPPPPADARRHHVSPFSPAVSPALSSITQGVALDTSKMALEQRLAQSFPLGPAPQRAQPQPQPQNLLAAQHFQQQQQQQHASGACQVESGAASERYLHVGARAPARWEAEPQRSANPHSTPDLYNDALFNSLLDDSYLNLQLDGKVAQQFPADGRADAARQSGLQSLLNEQNLNYGSDARHNVPNIILTGDSPPGLSKEITNALAHVPGFEMDPFALDDPLRMDALALDMLEGDLMLADPAVEDSFRSDRLK